The Sphingobacterium lactis sequence CCATACCATAATTTAAAATCCTCATTCATAATTGCAAAGACTGAAATAATGGATACAATTAGAAATTCTTCTGCGACCCCTAAAGCAAAAGACGAAGTAGAAATATTTTTAAAATGCGGAAGAAATTTGTTTGCAATTTTAGGAAATCTTCGAGTCAATTCATTTTCGTTACGAAGAATCCATTTCTTGAAAAATATTATTTCTTCAAAATCATGAATCATAAAAATGATTGGGAATATCAAAACTAATATTTTTAATTCCATAATATTGATTTTAGATTCACCTCGATATTTTTTTTAACGATCCGCGTATTAGTGATAGTGGCGTATTGGAAAGACGAACCTTTCAAATTATCACTTAATCCGCCATTGTGCCAACCCCTTTTAGCTGTTCGTTATTATTTATTGTTTATAGGTTTTCAATTTTTCAACTAATACCTTTGATAGATCGTCAAAGTTTGTCTGTAATACGGTTGAAGATATGCTAATTGGGGAACCATAACTTTTATAATTCATTTTCATAGCGCTACGTTTTAGGGGGTTTTTAATTTTATCCAAATAATCTTCAGGATTGTTTACAATAAACAATAAAAATTTTTGATTAAACACATGTGAAACTTTGATTTCTCGAATGTCTGACCACGGAATAAATCCTGCTGAAACGCCACTTGAATTATCATTTACTCCTTCATGATTGATTATTAAACCTGGTTTTTTGTCTAATAATTTTCTAAAGATTGATATTCCTACAATTCCGAAAAATAATATAGAAGCTATTCCTGAAATTAGAATAACAATAGGATTTCTCATTATTATACTAGTGAACTTTTGAGGGTTTAAAACGAATAATCCCCCAAGAACAACAAAAACACATGCCCCCAAGAGGGTTAATATCATTTTCCTTTTACTCAAAGGAATTTCTATCTGTTCATGATGGTTCATATTTTCGGAATTTTGTTTTGTGAATGGTTGATTAATAATGATAACATACATCTGATTTTGCGAAACTAATTTACAAAAAGATTAGTCAACTCATCTCTATAATCATATATCAACAAACAGGTAAAACGTAAAGAGGTCAGCATATCCTATCCAAATGATCGGCTGGCCCTATCAAAAAGCTGTAGGAGTTGTTATTGGATGAAAATCCTAAATTGGAGTACCCGTATCCAAAGCGATAGAGCTGAGGAATAGGTTTGGCTGACACATATAACTCGCACAGGTTCGCCACTATCCGTCAGAGATGGTAGGTGGCAGGATTGGCTCAGCCCCGCTATCCCCCACCACAGCCCTGAGCCTCCTGCGGATCGAACCACGGTTCGAATCTGCCACACCCGGACACAAAAAAAGCCCGACGAAAGTCGAGCTTTTTTGTGTCGGGGTGGCAGGATTCGAACCTACGACCTCCACATCCCAAATGTGGCGCGATACCGGGCTACGCTACACCCCGAAAAGGTATCACCTTTGTTTTGTGTGGCACAAATATACGGCGAAAAATAGTTTTGTCAAGTATTTTTTCAGAATAATTCCTAACCCACTCATTTATTGTTAATTATTTTTTAACCCAACCGATCCCTTGTATTTTAACAAAATTCTTTTACCCATTATATATAATTACAAATTTATTTCCCTACCTTTGCAACCATTCTTGTAAAAGAAGAAGAATTTTTAAAAAAGAATTTTCAATTATCAAAATAAAGCTGTAATATTGCATTCCGATTTTTACAGGTTAAATATCGTTATTAATTACTCAGAATCATGGATTTAGTAAAATTTGTAGAAGAACAAGCGGTTGTAAAGAATGAAAATCCCGCTTTCAAAGCCGGAGATACCATCAGCGTTCATTATAAAATTCGCGAAGGAAATAAAGAGCGTGTTCAGGTGTACCAAGGTGTGGTTATTCAGTTAAACAGCGAAGGTACAAACGCAACTTTCACCGTTCGTAAAATTTCTAACGGAATTGGTGTAGAGCGTATTTTCCCTGTAAACTCTCCTAACATTCAAAAAATTGAAGTAAACAGCGTAGGTAAAGTACGTCGTGCTAAATTGTTCTATTTGCGCGGTCTTACTGGTAAAGCTGCTCGTATCAAGGCAAAAAGATAATCACGTCTTTTTAAAAGACAGTATATATAAGGGCTTTGCAATCGCAGAGCCCTTATTTATTGTGTTTTCCCTCCGTGTTAGTGTTGGGAATCTACAGGCTGTGTGCCCATGATCTCATCGATCCTTACCTTCACCTCTGGTGTAAGCAATGGAAGCACATCCAGCGCTTTGAGGTTTTCCGCAAGTTGACTTTCCTTTGTTGCTCCCAAGATGGCTGTTGTTACATTTGGGTTGCTGATGCACCATGCAATGCTCAGGGTTGCCAGTGAAACACCGAGCTCTTCTGCATATTCCCCCAAGGCCTTAACACCTGCCAATCGCTCTTTCGCCATTGCCTTGTCGCGCAACCATTCGTAGCCTTCCAAGGATAGACGGGAGCCTTCAGGAATTCCATCGTTATATTTTCCGGTCAGCAGTCCCGAAGCCAGTGGACTCCAGATGGTGGTACCCATACCGATGTTCCGAAAGATCGGCGCATAATCGACCTCCACCTTCCGCCTATTGAACAGGTTATATTCGGGTTGCTCCACAGCGGGGCCTTCCAATCCAGCTTCTTTGGCCACCATGTGCGCCTCCACAATTTCCGCAGCGGACCATTCGCTGGTTCCCCAGTACAGGATCTTCCCCTGTTGGATCAGTGTATTCATGGTCCTCACCACTTCTTCGATCGGCACGTTCTTGTCCGGACGGTGACAATAATACAGGTCGAGATAATCCACCTGCAATCGCGTTAGCGCCTCATGGCAGGCTTCCATCAAATGCTTCCGGCTCAAACCGTGCTGGTTGGGTTTGTTCGCCTCGCCGCGCCAACCGAAAAATGCCTTGCTGGAAAGGACATAGGAAGTGCGATCCCAGTTCATCTTCTTCAACACCCTACCCATCATCTCCTCAGACTTACCCGCAGAATACACCTCTGCATTATCAAAGAAATTCACCCCTGCTTCATAGGCCTGCGCCATTAACCTTTCGTTGATCTGGTCGTCGGTCTGTCTGGCGAACGTCACCCAGGACCCAAAGGACAGCGCGCTCAACTGCAGGCCGCTCTTCCCCATTCTTCTGTATTCCATATTGCTTTTTTATTTAAAAATAAACGAAAAGATCGAGTTCCTATATCTGCTGAAGGTAAAAAATGCACAACTCCACAAAGAACCGCCCTCATAAAACCTGATCTATAAAGCGTAAATGCCCATCAACTTCCTGAAAGCATTTCCGTTACCCATACAAAAGCGTCCGAACTATTTTTTTTAAACCAATTCTCATAAAAATTCTTATCTTTGTATCCCGTACATAGAGCAGATGAAAGGCACTTTTTTTAGGGGTCTGAACCTGTGAAATCCATTTAATTGTTATGACTAAATACATCTTTGTTACGGGCGGCGTAACTTCGTCGTTAGGGAAAGGAATTATTGCAGCCTCCCTTGCTAAGCTTCTCCAAGCACGTGGTTTAAAAGTAACCATTCAAAAATTTGACCCGTACATCAATATCGATCCAGGAACGTTGAACCCTTATGAGCATGGCGAATGTTATGTTACAGAGGATGGTGCTGAAACGGATTTAGACTTAGGTCACTACGAGCGTTTCTTGAATGTTCCGACCTCGCAGGCGAACAATGTTACCACGGGCCGTATCTACAGTCATGTCATTGAGCAGGAACGTGCCGGTGCCTACCTGGGCAAAACCGTGCAGGTTGTTCCGCACATCACCGATGAAATCAAGCGCCGCATGTTGCTATTGGGGCAATCTGGCGAGTACGACATCGTCATCACCGAGCTGGGTGGTACGGTTGGCGACATCGAGTCCCTACCGTTTATCGAAGCCGTGCGTCAATTACGCTGGGAGTTGGGCAATAACGACTCTTTGGTCATCCACTTGACCCTGGTTCCCTACCTTGCTGCTGCTGGTGAACTGAAAACAAAACCTACACAACACTCCGTAAAGACTTTATTGGAATATGGTGTTCAACCCGATATCCTGGTCTGCCGTACGGAACATAAGCTGAATAACGATATCCGCAAGAAATTGGCGCTGTTCTGTAATGTGAACATCAATGCAGTTGTGGAATCGATCGATGCGCCTACCATCTATGATGTACCATTGAACATGTTGAAAGAGCAGTTGGATAAAACCGTATTGGCAAAACTGAAGCTGTCCACGAAGAACGATCCGGATCTGGAGAACTGGAAATCGTTCCTTGGCAAGCTTAAAAATCCAACAGGCGAAGTGAACATTGGGCTTGTGGGAAAATATGTGGAGCTTCCTGACGCCTATAAATCCATCGCTGAAGCATTTATCCACGCTGGTGCAACCAACGAAACGCGTGTAAAGGTGAAATATATTGCTGCGGAAAGTGTAAACCAAGAAAATGTTGGCGAGAAGCTGAAAGGCTTGGACGGCGTTCTTGTAGCACCGGGCTTTGGCGAGCGCGGATTGGAAGGCAAACTGGAAACCATTCGCTTCGTTCGTGAAAACAAGGTCCCTTTCTTCGGTATCTGTCTGGGTATGCAATGCTCGGTGATCGAATTCGGAAGAAATGTATTGGGTCTTAAGGGCGCGAACAGCTTTGAAATGGACGAGAAGACACCGCATCCGGTTATCAACCTGATGGAAGAGCAGAAGAACATCAAAAATATGGGCGGAACGATGCGTCTGGGTGCTTATGATTGTGAGATCAAGAAAGGTACCAAGGCATTCGGCATCTACGGAAAGTCCAAAATTTCCGAAAGACACCGTCACCGTTACGAGTTCAACAACGAGTACCTAAAAGATTACGAAAAGGCCGGTATGATTGCCTCAGGCATCAATCCAACAACGGGATTGGTTGAAATCGTGGAACTGAAGGACCACCCTTTCTTTGTGGCGGGACAATTTCATCCAGAATTAAAGTCAACAGTAGTAAATCCTCACCCACTTTTTGTTAGCTTTGTAGCCGCCGCTTTGGCGAACAAGAAATCACAGTAGAGGATTGCTCTACACAATGAATAGTAATAAATAAAAAATGGATAGAAATAACATTCTAGGTTTTATCTTAATCTTTGCCATCTTGGGGGGCTCCTTCTTCTTATTGAAGCCGTCCGAAGATGAGATCAAAAAGGAGCAACTCCACCAGGACTCCATCAAGCGAGCGAATGAAGGATTGCCGCCGCTATCGGACTCCCTGAAGAAAGCAAATGTGCAGCCGGCAGTTAGCGATTCGGTATTATTGACCCAACCGTTCGGCGCAGCATCAAGAGGCACCGATCAAATCGTCTCCTTGGAGAATGAATTGATCAAGGTGAATGTGAGCAGCAAAGGTGGTCGCGTAAAATCTGTTGAGCTGAAAGGCGAAACCAACTTCGATGGATCCAATCTGATCCTTTTCGATGGCGACAACAACAAATTCGGATTGGAATTCAACGTTCCTGGAAAAGCCGTTAAGACCAACGACCTGTACTTCCAGGCGCAAGGCGGCAACATCTCTGTTGCTGGTCAGGATGCCAAATCATTGACCATGCGCCTTTCCTACGCACCGGATAAGTACATTGATTATGTATATACCCTAAAAGGCAACGACTATAATGTGCAGTTCGATATCAAAACGGTCGGTATCAGCTCACTTTTGGATGTAAACTCCAAGAAAGCCCTATTAAACTGGGAAACCACACTTACACAGAAAGAACGTAACGTTAAATCGGAGCGCGAGAAATCATCGATCTTCTATAAAGAGGTTGACGGAGATGTTGACCATCTTTCGGAAACCAGTGATGATGACGAAGTGATCGAGAATAAGCTGGCATGGATCGCCTTCAAGCAACACTTCTTCTCGTCGATCCTGACGAGCAAAGAAGGCTTTACCAATGCGGAGCTTAAATCGACCTTCATGACCACCGATGGTGTCGTGAAGAACTACCGTGCGACTTCCGAGATCGCACTGACATCAGACGCACAGCACGGATTCAGCTTCTTCTTCGGACCGAACAAATACAAGACCCTAAAGGCAGAAGGCAACGACTTCTCCAAGATCATCAATATGGGATGGGGACCGATGGGATGGATCAACAAATTCATCACCGTACCGATCTTCGATTTCTTGGATGGTTTCAACATGAACTATGGTATCGTGATCCTGATCCTTACCTTGTTCCTGAAACTCCTGATGTTCCCACTGACGTACAAGTCCTACCAATCCATGGGTAAAATGCGCGTTTTGAAACCGCAATTGGATGAGATCAAGGCGAAAGTTGGCGATGACAATCCGATGCTATTGCAACAGGAACAAATGAAACTGTACAAACAGGCTGGCGTAAACCCATTGGGTGGCTGTCTTCCGTTATTGTTGCAGATGCCATTTACCCTTGCTTTCTTCTTCTTCTTCCCGAACTTATTCGAGTTGCGCGGAGAGAGCTTCCTATGGGTGAAAGACCTTTCTACATATGATGCGCCGATTACCTTCGCACCGATCTTCGGTGTGGATCACATCTCCTTCATGTGTATCTTGATGACCCTGACTACCCTATTGACCACATGGTACAACAACTCCACTTCCGGAGCGGTGAACAACCAGAT is a genomic window containing:
- the rplS gene encoding 50S ribosomal protein L19, encoding MDLVKFVEEQAVVKNENPAFKAGDTISVHYKIREGNKERVQVYQGVVIQLNSEGTNATFTVRKISNGIGVERIFPVNSPNIQKIEVNSVGKVRRAKLFYLRGLTGKAARIKAKR
- the yidC gene encoding membrane protein insertase YidC translates to MDRNNILGFILIFAILGGSFFLLKPSEDEIKKEQLHQDSIKRANEGLPPLSDSLKKANVQPAVSDSVLLTQPFGAASRGTDQIVSLENELIKVNVSSKGGRVKSVELKGETNFDGSNLILFDGDNNKFGLEFNVPGKAVKTNDLYFQAQGGNISVAGQDAKSLTMRLSYAPDKYIDYVYTLKGNDYNVQFDIKTVGISSLLDVNSKKALLNWETTLTQKERNVKSEREKSSIFYKEVDGDVDHLSETSDDDEVIENKLAWIAFKQHFFSSILTSKEGFTNAELKSTFMTTDGVVKNYRATSEIALTSDAQHGFSFFFGPNKYKTLKAEGNDFSKIINMGWGPMGWINKFITVPIFDFLDGFNMNYGIVILILTLFLKLLMFPLTYKSYQSMGKMRVLKPQLDEIKAKVGDDNPMLLQQEQMKLYKQAGVNPLGGCLPLLLQMPFTLAFFFFFPNLFELRGESFLWVKDLSTYDAPITFAPIFGVDHISFMCILMTLTTLLTTWYNNSTSGAVNNQMKYIGYIMPLIFFFVLNSFPAGLNYYYFLSAVLTFLTQVLIRQFVNDDKILASIEANKKKPQGEKKQSSFQKKMEEMMRQQQANKDKK
- a CDS encoding STM3941 family protein, whose translation is MNHHEQIEIPLSKRKMILTLLGACVFVVLGGLFVLNPQKFTSIIMRNPIVILISGIASILFFGIVGISIFRKLLDKKPGLIINHEGVNDNSSGVSAGFIPWSDIREIKVSHVFNQKFLLFIVNNPEDYLDKIKNPLKRSAMKMNYKSYGSPISISSTVLQTNFDDLSKVLVEKLKTYKQ
- a CDS encoding potassium channel beta subunit family protein, encoding MEYRRMGKSGLQLSALSFGSWVTFARQTDDQINERLMAQAYEAGVNFFDNAEVYSAGKSEEMMGRVLKKMNWDRTSYVLSSKAFFGWRGEANKPNQHGLSRKHLMEACHEALTRLQVDYLDLYYCHRPDKNVPIEEVVRTMNTLIQQGKILYWGTSEWSAAEIVEAHMVAKEAGLEGPAVEQPEYNLFNRRKVEVDYAPIFRNIGMGTTIWSPLASGLLTGKYNDGIPEGSRLSLEGYEWLRDKAMAKERLAGVKALGEYAEELGVSLATLSIAWCISNPNVTTAILGATKESQLAENLKALDVLPLLTPEVKVRIDEIMGTQPVDSQH
- a CDS encoding CTP synthase, translated to MTKYIFVTGGVTSSLGKGIIAASLAKLLQARGLKVTIQKFDPYINIDPGTLNPYEHGECYVTEDGAETDLDLGHYERFLNVPTSQANNVTTGRIYSHVIEQERAGAYLGKTVQVVPHITDEIKRRMLLLGQSGEYDIVITELGGTVGDIESLPFIEAVRQLRWELGNNDSLVIHLTLVPYLAAAGELKTKPTQHSVKTLLEYGVQPDILVCRTEHKLNNDIRKKLALFCNVNINAVVESIDAPTIYDVPLNMLKEQLDKTVLAKLKLSTKNDPDLENWKSFLGKLKNPTGEVNIGLVGKYVELPDAYKSIAEAFIHAGATNETRVKVKYIAAESVNQENVGEKLKGLDGVLVAPGFGERGLEGKLETIRFVRENKVPFFGICLGMQCSVIEFGRNVLGLKGANSFEMDEKTPHPVINLMEEQKNIKNMGGTMRLGAYDCEIKKGTKAFGIYGKSKISERHRHRYEFNNEYLKDYEKAGMIASGINPTTGLVEIVELKDHPFFVAGQFHPELKSTVVNPHPLFVSFVAAALANKKSQ